Below is a window of Pseudodesulfovibrio sp. 5S69 DNA.
GGTCGCGGCGGCCAACATGCTGCTCGGCGCGGGCGCGACCGGCGTCCGGGCCATGACCTCCAGCTCCTCGCCCGGCATTGCGCTCAAGCAGGAGGCCATCTCCTACATGGCGGGCAGCGAGGTCCCGGCGGTCATCGTCAACATGAACCGGGGCGGCCCGGGCCTGGGCGACATCGGCCCGGCGCAGGGCGACTACTACCAGTCCACCCGGGGCGGCGGACACGGCGACTACCGCCACTTCACCCTGGGACCAGGCACGGTTCAGGAAGCCTACGACCTGACCATCAAGGCCTTTGACATCGCCTTTACGCACCGCACCCCGGTGCTCATCCTCGGCGACGCCATCCTCGGCCAGATGAAGGAGCCCATCACCCCTTGGGAGCCCGAGAACATCGACGAGGAAGCGGGCCGCGACTGGGCCATCACCGGCCGTACCGACGGCCGCGAAAAGCGCTTGATCAAGTCCCTGTTCCTCGAGGAAGGGGCCCTGGCCGAACAGAACAGGCACCTCCAGGCCAAGTACGACTCCTGGAAGGACCTGACCGAGGCCGAACAGTTCGAGACCGAGGACGCGGACCTGATCATCTGCGCCTACGGGTCCATCGGCCGCATTGCCAAGTCCGCGGTGCGCAAGTTCCGCAAGGACGGCAAGAAGGTCGGCCTGTTCCGGCCCATCACCCTGTACCCGTTCCCGTCCGACGAGCTCAAGGCTTTGGCCGAGCAGGGCAAGCGGTTCCTGACCATCGAACACAACCTGGGACAGATGCTTGACGACGTCCGCCTGGCCATCCGGACGGTCGCCGACTCCGACTTCTACCCCATCTATCCCGGCAACCTGCCCACCCCGGACGAGCTCGAGGAGCCGATCCTCAAATGCCTGGAGGGTAAATAAATGTCCGAAATGAAAGAAAAACTGGTCTTTGACCGGCCCGAGTCCGTCATCGACCGGCCCACCCATTACTGCCCCGGCTGCCACCACGGCATCGCCCACCGGCTGATCGGCGAGTTGCTCGACGAGATGGACCTGGCCGAAAAGACCCTGATGGTCACCTCCATCGGCTGCTCGGTCTTCCTTTACAACTACCTCAACGCCGACGCGGTGGAGGCCCCCCACGGCCGCGCCCCGGCGGTGGCCACCGGCGTCAAGCGCGCCCGGCCCGACAAGTTCGTCTTCACCTACCAGGGCGACGGCGACCTGGCCTCCATCGGCATGGCCGAGATCATGCACGCCGCCAACCGCGGCGAGAAGATGTGCGTGGTCTTCGTCAACAACACGGTCTACGGCATGACCGGCGGCCAGATGGCCCCGACCACCATGATCGGCCAGATCACCACGACCACCCCGGCGGGCCGCTGCCAGACCCATGAGGGCGCGCCCATCCGCATGACCGAGATCATCGCCTCCCTGGGCGGCACCGCCTTTGCCGCGCGCGCCGCGCTCAACACCGTGCCCAACATCAAGAAAGCCAAGAAGTACCTGAAAAAGGCGTTCGAGTTCCAGCTCAACGGGACCGGGTTCGGGTTCGTGGAGCTGCTCTCCGGCTGCCCGACCAACTGGAAGATGACCCCGCTCAAAGCCAACGAACGCATCAAGGACGAGATGATCCCGTACTTCCCGCTCGGCATCTACAAGGATGTGTCCGAGGAAGGAGGTGTCTGCTGATGCGCTACATGGATTCCATCATCGCGGGCTTCGGCGGCCAGGGCGTCATGCTCATCGGCAACCTGCTGGCCTACGCAGGCATGAAGGACGGCCTCAACGTCACCTATATCCCGGTCTACGGGCCGGAGATGCGCGGCGGCACGGCCAACTGCACGGTCGTGCTCTCCGACGAGGACATCGGCTCGCCCATCATCCACCGGCCCAAGTCCATCATCTCCATGAACCGCCCGTCGCTCGACAAGTTCCAGCCCCGGGTCGAGGACAACGGCATTCACATCATCAACTCGTCGCTCATCGACATGGACCTGGCCGATACCAAGCGCCTCCAATGCTACGGCGTACCGTGCAACGAGATCGCCGACGAGCTGGGCAACACCCGCATGGCCAACATGGTCGCCATCGGCGCCTTCGTCCAGGCCTCGGGCATCATCCCGCTGGACGCCGTCATCGGCTCGCTCGAAAACGTCATCTCCCCGCGCTACCACAAGCTCATCCCGGCCAACACCAAGGCCATCGAAGCCGGCGCCAAACACGTCTCCTAGCCGCGCACGGACACATGTACCAAACGCCCCTGCCGGATGCTCCGGCAGGGGCGTTTTTTCATGCCTCCAGCGGCCGGGGGAAGGGGAGGAAAAAACCTTTTCTCAAAGGATTCTTTCCTCCCCTTCCCCCGGACCCCCATCCTCTCCTTTTCCCGAACTTTTTGGCGCCGCTTCGCGGGGAATCCAGGTGCTTTTATGGAATGGGACAATTAAAACATCTTATGTAGACAATACACAAAATAAGGGCTGTTCCCATTCATGGAACAGCCCTTTGACTTTTCATTTTCACGCACCTGCCGAAGGCACATAAAAGGTTTGGAAGGGGGGTCCAGGGGGGAAACTTTTGAAAAAGTTTCCCCCTGGCCGCCGGAGGCATTCTTCTTAGAAGCTCGGGATGTCGTCCTGCTTTTCGGTCAGCAGGAACTTGCCGGCCAGGATCCATTCCTTGAGCTTGTCGGCCACTTCCAGGGACATGGAGTGGGAGGTCACGGGCACGGTGGCGGTCTTCTTCTCGTTGACCATGATTTCCCCGCTGCGCAGCTCGGCGAAGGACACGCGGGTGACCTCGCGCGGGATGCCGTTGGGGTAGTCATAGCCGTAGTCCTTGACCGGCATGGAGATGTCCTCGTTGGACACCCCGGTGAACCAGGCCAGCTCCTCGTTGAGCATGGGGATGGGGATGCCCACGCCGAGCGCCAGGGACACGCCGTAGCCGATGATCGACTGGGCGCGCACGTAGCGGGCGTTCATCTTCTTGAAATCGCCCTTGAGCATGAGCGTGCCCGAGCCGCCCTCGGGGATGCCGCGCTCGTTGCGCTGGGGCTTCTGCACGTGCTGGGTGCCCTCGCCGATGACGTAGCCCACGCCGCCTCCCAGGAAGATGCGCGTGCCCATGCCAATGGTCCGGAAGTACGGGTCGTTGAACAGCGGGGAGAGGGCGCCGGCGGTGGCGTAATTGACGTTGGACGCGTTGGCCTTGAGCGGGCCCATGTACGTGTAGATGGTCCGGTTGGTCAGGTTCACGGCCGCGTTGTAGTTCTGGTAGCAGTTGCGCGGGTTGAGCATGACCGCGTTGGGCAGGTCGGCCAGGGTGATGTCCTTGTCCAGCTCGCGGCGGGGGTAGCAGTCCGTGCCGTAGGCCTCGGCCCGCAGGTGCACCGCCTTGCCGCGCAAGAGGTCCTCCATGACGTGGGCTCCGCCGTAGGCGAAGCGGCCGGGGTGGACCTTGTTCAACGGGTCGTCGTCCGACGGCTCGGTGGCCCCCAGGTAGGCGTCTACGGCCGCGATGCCGCTGTAGCAGGGCACGTTGTTCAGCCACAGTTTGGAGACCTTCATGACCGGCGGCTGCTGGCCGATGTTGAAGAGCAGCCCGGAAGAGCACATGGGCGAGAAGGTGCCGGTGGTGACCACGTCCACTTCCTGGGCGGCCTTAACCTTCCCTTCCTTCCTGACGATCTCGATCATCTCCTCGGCATTGACCACCACGGCCTTGCCCTTGCGGATACGCTCGTTGATCTCCTTGACCGTCTTGTTCACTTTGAATTCTGCCATTTCTATCCTGCCTTCGCCCCCTGGGCCGCAGCCGGCGCGGGGTGTTGTTCCATACGTAAAGTCCACCCCTTGTAATCCAAATTCGCCGGAAGGAAAACCAGCTTGTTGTCCGGTCCCGGCCGACTCTGTGTATAACTCGCCAAACAGAGGAAAACCCCGCCTTTTCCTCATGTTTTCAACAGGCGTCGAGGGTTCGTCCGGAAAGCACGTTTTTCGGGCGGGAAATAAGGGAAAAATTGGCGGAAAAGCTTGGCTTTGGGGCCGTTTTGGGGTATAGAATCAAATAAATTTCGGGAAATTGTTTAGACTCGAATTTTGTTTTTTTAAAACAAGCAAATTCAACAAGTTATAAGTAGCACCCCCCTATTGTGAAAGAATCACTTCGGCAACATCTCCTCCAAACCTGCACGGACGAGGAACTCAAGCGCTGGTACGACCCGCTCTCCTTCGATTACTCCGAGGAAAACAAACGGCTGACCGTGGGTTTTCCCCATGCGTTTTTCGCCCGGTGGTTCGAGTCAGAAATCCAGGACAAGTTCGAGGCACAGTTGAACATGTTCCTGGGCAACGGGTATGTCGTCAGCTACAAGGACAGCGATACTCCGGAGCGGCTGCGCGGCGTGCAGGTGGCCGACGTGGTCAAGCGCATCGATTTCCCCTTCGGCCAGGAATTCACCTTCGACACCTTCCTGATCAACAAGAAAAATTATTTCCCCATCGCCTCGGCAAAGGAAGTGGCCAAGCAGTCCGGCTCCCTGTTCAACCCGTTCATCATCTGCGGGCCGGGCGGGTCGGGCAAGACCCACCTGCTCAAGTCCGTGGCCAACGAGATCGCCAAGAAACACGACTACTCGACCATCTTCATGGGCTCGCTCGAAGAACTCAACTCGCTCTATTCCATCCGCTTCAAGGGCGACCCGTTCAAGGCGCGCAACCATCTGTTCGAGTACAATTTCCTGTTCATCGACGACTTCCACAAGATCAAGGAACACCCCTATTTCCAGCAGGAACTGGTCAATATCTTCAATCACTTTTACGACAACAAGAAGCAGATGGTCCTGGCCTGCCGCGAAAAGGTGACCAGCTACGACTTCCTGGACGACAACCTGCAATCCCGGCTCGGCTGGGGGCTCATCGTCACCCTCAAGGAGCCGGACCTGGAAATCCGGGTGGGGTACATCCAGCGCCAGGTGCGGGCCAAGCGGCTCTCCCTGAGCAAGGAACAGGTCCTGACCCTGGCCCAGCGGTTTACGGATTTCCGCTATCTCCAGGGTATCCTGCTCAAGCTCTTCGCCTTCAAGGAGCTGGTCAAGCAGGACCTCTCCCAGAAGGATTTCGAACACATCCTCGCCAACACCGAGGAGAAGACCACCGACGACCTGACGCCCAAGAAGATCTTAAGCGTGGTGGCCGAACACTTCAGCGTGCACGTCAAGGACCTGACCGGCACCAAACGGCATCAGCACATCGCCCATGCCCGCCAGGTGGCCATGTACCTGTGCCGTCAGATGCTGAGCACCTCGTATCCGGCGCTGGGTAGGGCGTTCGGCGGAAAGGATCACTCCACGGTCCTGTACTCGGTTAAAAAAATCGATCAATTACAAGAAGATGACTTCGAATTGAAACAACTGTTGAAAACCTTGAAGAATAAATGTCGCATGTCGTGATCATTTTCGGAATCGGCCGTTTCAGGCACGTTCGGTTCCAAATTCATGACAACGTGTGTGCTTAAAAAAAACAACAATTACAAGTTCTTGATTCCGAAAGGAACAAAGGAACCGAGGTAATAAATCTCAATCAAGGAGATATTTTCTATGTTTCTGAAAGTGAACCGAGATGAAATCATCGAAGGACTCCAGAAGTCGGCGAATATCATCCCGGCCAAAACCGGCGCAGCCTTTCTGCGGACCATCTGGCTCCAGTGCGAAAACGGGAACCTGAACATCATGAGCACGGATTCCAACCTGGAGTTCATGGGTTCCTATCCCGCCGCGCTCGAAGGCGAGGGCCTGGCCGGCGTGCAGGGGCGCGCCTTCTACGACCTGGTCAAACAGCTCAAGTCCGACCAGGGCGAGCTGACCATCCGCACGGACGAGTCCGACCAGAACGTGCTGGTGGAGCAGAAAGCCCGCAAGTACAAGTTCCCGGTGAACGACCCCGAGTGGTTCCAGAAGTTCTCCTCCTTCCCCGAGGACAACACGGTCTACTGGTCCGGCGACTTCCTGCACGAGATCATCGACAAGATCTCGTTCTGCATCTCGGACGAGGATTCCATGGAGGCCATCGCCTGCATCTACATGGTCCCGCGCGAGAAGGACGGCAACAAGACCGTGGAGGTTTGCGGCCTGAACGGCCACCAGTTCGCCATGCTCAACTTCGTCAACGACGACATCTACGCCATGCTCCCGGAAGAGGGCGTACTCATCCAGAAGAAATACCTGACCGAGTTGAAGAAATGGCTGACCGCCGACGAGATCGAGCTGGCCATCTCCAACAAGCGGCTGTTCTTCCGCACCGGGGACAAGCGCGAGACCTTCACCCTGCCGTTGTCCTATTACCAGTATCCCAACTACAACAACTTCCTGGCGCGGCTCGGCGACGACAACGTCTCCACCCTGGAGGTCAACCGGCTGGACCTGGTGGACGCCCTGTCCCGCGTGGCCCTGTTCAACACCGACTCCAACCGCTGCGCCTACTTCTCGTTCGCGGACAACGAAGTTACGGTGTCGGCCCAGGGCCAGGAGACCGGCACGGCGCGCGAATCCATCGACGCCACCTTCACCGGCGACATGGCCCGGATCGCCTTCCCCACCCGGAACCTGATCGAGATACTCAACCACTTCGCCTCTCCCACCGTGAAGTTCACCCTGACCGGCACCGAGGCCCCGTGCGGCCTGACCGGTTCCGACGACAAGGACTACAACGTGATCGTCATGCCCATGATGATCCAGGAAGAGACCTACTATACCGAGGAAAACGCATAAATGAGCGAAAAACAGTACAACGCCGAGTCGATTACCGTACTTGAGGGACTCGAGGCCGTCCGGAAACGTCCGGCCATGTACATCGGGTCCACGGACATCCGGGGCCTGCACCACCTGGTCTACGAAGTCATCGACAACTCGATCGACGAGGCCATGGCCGGCTATTGCGACAAGATCAAGGTCACCCTGCACATGGACAACTCCTGCACGGTCACGGACAACGGCCGCGGCATCCCGGTGGACATCCACCCCAAGGAGAAGGTCCCGGCCGTCCAACTGGCCATGACCACGCTGCACGCTGGCGGCAAGTTCGACAACGACTCCTACAAGGTCTCGGGCGGCCTGCACGGCGTGGGTGTGTCCTGCGTCAACGCCCTGTCCGAGTTCATGGAGACCACGGTCCGGCGCGACGGCAAGACCTACCGGATGAAGTTCGAGCGCGGCCACGTGACCCACGAGTTGGAGGAGATCGGCCCGTCCGACGCCACCGGCACCACCCAGCGGTTCAGGCCCGACGAGGAGATTTTCGAGGTCAACCAGTTCGAATACGACGTCTTGCGCAAGCGGTTCCGCGAGCTGGCCTACCTCAATTCCGGCCTGGAGATCGAGTTCAAGGACGAGCGCAGCGGCAACGCCGAGACCTTCAAGTTCGACGGCGGCATCCGGCAGTACGTCCAGGACATCAACTCCAACCTGAACACCATCGGCGAGATCGTCTACGGCGAGGGCGAGTCCGAGAACATGATCGTGGAGTTCGCCCTGCAATATACGTCGAGCTACAAGGAAAACACCTACACGTTCGCCAATAACATCCGGACGATTGAAGGCGGCACGCATCTGGCCGGGTACAAGACCGCCCTGACCAGGGCGATCAACAACTACGTGCAGAACGCGGACCTGCCCAAGAAGCTGGTCCAGAAGCTGACCGGCGACGACGTGCGCGAGGGGCTGACCTCGGTCATTTCGGTCAAGCTGCCCGATCCGCAGTTCGAAGGCCAGACCAAGACCAAGCTCGGCAACTCCGAGGCGGCCGGACTGGTGGCGGGCGTGATCTACGAGAAGCTGAACACCTTCTTCGAGGAGAACCCCAAGGAAGCGCGGTTCATCATCGAGAAGGTGGTCGACGCGGCCCGGGCGCGCGAGGCGGCCCGCAAGGCCCGCGACCTGGTCCGGCGCAAGGGCGCGTTGTCGGACAACGCCCTGCCCGGCAAGCTGGCCGACTGCCAGTCCAAGAACCCCGCGGACTCGGAGATTTTCATCGTCGAGGGCGACTCTGCAGGCGGTTCGGCCAAGCAGGGCCGCGACCCCAAGATCCAGGCCATCCTGCCCCTGCGCGGCAAGATCCTGAACGTGGAGAAGACGCGCCTGGACAAGATGCTCGGCAACAAGGAAATCCGGGCCATGATCACCGCCTTCGGCATCGGCATCGGCCACGAGGAGGAGGAAAAGGATTACGACAAGCTGCGCTACCACAAGGTCGTGATCATGACCGACGCCGACGTGGACGGCTCGCACATCCGCACCCTGCTGCTGACTTTTTTCTTCAGGCAGTACGAGGAGTTGATCAACCGCGGCCACGTGTACATCGCCCAGCCGCCGCTCTTTCGGGCGAGCAAGGGCAAGTTCGAACGCTTCATCAAGGACGAGGTGGAGCTGGACAACTTCCTGCTCGAACGCATCGGCGGCGACCTCAAGGTCAAGACCGCAGGCGGCGCGGTCCTGGAAGGGGAAGGGCTTATGGATACCATGGCCAAGATCCGCTTCCTGCGCACCCGCTTCCACGAGGCCGAGACCGTGGGCATCGACGCGGTCCTGTACCGCAAGCTCATGGACTTCCCGGAGCGCATCTCGTTCACCTATTTCGAGGAGCACGACCCCGAGCAGTTCAAGAAGGACTTCGAGACCAACGGCTACCGGGTGGAGATCGAGTCCGAGCACGATCAGGAGCTGGAAAAGGACCGCACCTATCTCGTCTTCGAGAATGAGAACGGGCACCGTACCCGGCTGGCCATGGAATTCTTTTACTCCAAGCTCTACAAGTCGGCCTTCAAGACCTACGGCGAGCTCAAGGAGTCCTGCGGCGGGTTCGACTTCGCCCTGGACCTGAAAGAGGGCGAGCAGTCCGTTTCCGGCTTTTTCGGCCTGTACGACGCGGTCATCGAGGAGGCCCATCGCGGCTGGCAGATCCAACGTTACAAGGGCCTGGGCGAAATGAACCCGGAACAGCTCTGGGAAACGACCATGAACCCGGAAAACCGGACCATGCTCCAGGTGACCATCGAGGACGCGGCCGCGGCCAACGACATCTTCGTGGACCTCATGGGCGACAACGTGGAACCGCGCCGGGAGTTCATCGAAAAGAACGCCCTGGCCGTCCAGGATCTGGACATCTAGTCCGGAATCCAATCCGGAACCGTCGAAAAGCGACAGGATTTCTATTCAATGGAACCAGCGCCCCCGCCAAAGCGGCAAAGCGGGCGGCAAGACAACAACGTTTGGGATATTCCCGGGAACCCTGCACGGGGTCCCCGGACAGCCGGAACCGTCCCCCTTGCGGGGACCCGGCATCCTAGGAGGCAAGTAAGGAATGAGTGATACCATCACTATCGAGAGCGAACTCAAGAAGAGTTATCTTGAGTACTCCCTGTCCGTCATCATCGGGCGCGCCATCCCGGACGTGCGCGACGGGCTCAAACCCGTCCACCGGCGCATTCTGTACGCCATGCACGACCTGGGCAACTATCACAACCGGGCCTACAAGAAGTCCGCGCGCGTGGTCGGCGACGTCATCGGTAAATACCACCCGCACGGCGATTCCGCGGTCTACGACGCCCTGGTGCGCATGGCCCAGGACTTCTCCATGCGCGACATGCTGGTGGACGGGCAGGGCAACTTCGGTTCCATCGACGGCGACTCCGCGGCCGCCATGCGGTACACCGAAGTGCGCATGGCCAAGCTCTGTTCGGAGTTCCTCGGGGACATCGAAAAACAGACCGTCGACTTCACGCCCAACTACGACAACACCCTGCAGGAACCGTCGGTCCTGCCCACCAAGGTCCCGAACCTGCTCCTGAACGGCACCACGGGCATCGCGGTCGGCATGGCCACGAACATCCCGCCCCACAACCTGGGCGAACTGATCGACGGATCCATCCACCTGCTGGATACCCCGGATTGCACCATCGAGTCCCTGATGCACTACATCAAGGGCCCGGATTTCCCGACCGGCGGCACGGTCTTCGGCGGCCAGGGGTTGATCGACGCCTACACCACCGGGCGCGGCTCCATCAAGATCCGCGGCGTGGTCGAAGTGGAGGAGGCCAGGAAGGGCCACAAGGAAGCCATCGTCATCCGGGAGATTCCCTACGCCCTGAACAAGTCCACCCTGGTGGAGAAGATCGCGGCCCTGGTCCACGAGAAGAAGATCGACGGCGTGGCCGACCTGCGCGACGAGTCCGACCGCAAGGGCATCCGCATCGTCCTCGACCTCAAGCGCGGGGCCATCGCGGACATCATCATCAACTCGCTGTACAAGTTCACCCCGTTGGAGACCAGCTTCGGCATCAACATGATGGCCGTGGTCGGCAAGCGGCCCATGCTCCTGAACCTGAAGGAGGTCCTGGGCCACTTCCTGGAGCACCGGCGCGAGGTCATCATCCGCCGGACCAAGTTCGATCTCGACAAGTGCGAGAAGCGCGTCCATATATTGGAAGGGCTGCGCATCGCGCTGGACAACATCGACGAAGTGGTCAAGCTCATCCGCGCGTCCAAGACCCCGGACGAGGCCCGCGAAGGGTTGATGTCCCGCTTCAGCCTGTCCGACGTCCAGGCCAAGGCCATCCTGGACATGCGCCTGCAGAAGCTGACCGGCCTGGAGCACGACAAGCTCCTGGAAGAGCTGGCCGAGCTGATGAAGAAGATCGAATACTTCAAGTCCATCCTGTCCAACGAAGAGGTCCTCAAGGGCGTCATCCGCGACGAGCTGAACGAGATCAAGGACAACTACGCCACTCCGCGCAAGTCCGACCTGCTCAAGGCGGACCTGGACTCCATCGACATCGAGGACCTCATCCCGGACGAGGAGACGGTCATCACCCTGAGCCGGCGCGGCTACATCAAGCGCACCCCGCTGTCCAACTACACGGCGCAGAAACGCGGCGGCAAGGGCATCGCGGGCGTGCAGACCGGGGACGGCGACTTCATCCACACCTTCATGCTGACCACCAACCACCAGCATCTGGTGCTCTTCACCAACTTCGGCAAGATGTTCAAGATCAAGGTCCATCAGGTCCCCGAGGGGTCGCGCTACGCCAAGGGCGGGCACGTCAATAACCTCCTGCCCCTGGACAAAGACGAGAACATCGCCACCTGCCTGTCGCTCAGGGAGTTCGAGGACGACAAGTTCTTCCTGTTCGTGACCAAGAAGGGCATGATCAAGCGGTCGTCCATCGGGCTGTACGGCAACTGCCGGACCACCGGCATCCGCGCCGTGAACCTGCGCGACAACGACGAGCTCATGACCGTGCGCGAGATCGAGCCGGACGTGGACTGCATCCTGGCCAGCCGCG
It encodes the following:
- a CDS encoding 3-methyl-2-oxobutanoate dehydrogenase subunit VorB — encoded protein: MSKKTERIFVKGNEAIARGALAAKCKCFFGYPITPQNDIPEFMSSEIIKAGGDFVQAESEVAAANMLLGAGATGVRAMTSSSSPGIALKQEAISYMAGSEVPAVIVNMNRGGPGLGDIGPAQGDYYQSTRGGGHGDYRHFTLGPGTVQEAYDLTIKAFDIAFTHRTPVLILGDAILGQMKEPITPWEPENIDEEAGRDWAITGRTDGREKRLIKSLFLEEGALAEQNRHLQAKYDSWKDLTEAEQFETEDADLIICAYGSIGRIAKSAVRKFRKDGKKVGLFRPITLYPFPSDELKALAEQGKRFLTIEHNLGQMLDDVRLAIRTVADSDFYPIYPGNLPTPDELEEPILKCLEGK
- a CDS encoding thiamine pyrophosphate-dependent enzyme, which codes for MSEMKEKLVFDRPESVIDRPTHYCPGCHHGIAHRLIGELLDEMDLAEKTLMVTSIGCSVFLYNYLNADAVEAPHGRAPAVATGVKRARPDKFVFTYQGDGDLASIGMAEIMHAANRGEKMCVVFVNNTVYGMTGGQMAPTTMIGQITTTTPAGRCQTHEGAPIRMTEIIASLGGTAFAARAALNTVPNIKKAKKYLKKAFEFQLNGTGFGFVELLSGCPTNWKMTPLKANERIKDEMIPYFPLGIYKDVSEEGGVC
- a CDS encoding 2-oxoacid:acceptor oxidoreductase family protein, producing MRYMDSIIAGFGGQGVMLIGNLLAYAGMKDGLNVTYIPVYGPEMRGGTANCTVVLSDEDIGSPIIHRPKSIISMNRPSLDKFQPRVEDNGIHIINSSLIDMDLADTKRLQCYGVPCNEIADELGNTRMANMVAIGAFVQASGIIPLDAVIGSLENVISPRYHKLIPANTKAIEAGAKHVS
- a CDS encoding homocysteine biosynthesis protein — its product is MAEFKVNKTVKEINERIRKGKAVVVNAEEMIEIVRKEGKVKAAQEVDVVTTGTFSPMCSSGLLFNIGQQPPVMKVSKLWLNNVPCYSGIAAVDAYLGATEPSDDDPLNKVHPGRFAYGGAHVMEDLLRGKAVHLRAEAYGTDCYPRRELDKDITLADLPNAVMLNPRNCYQNYNAAVNLTNRTIYTYMGPLKANASNVNYATAGALSPLFNDPYFRTIGMGTRIFLGGGVGYVIGEGTQHVQKPQRNERGIPEGGSGTLMLKGDFKKMNARYVRAQSIIGYGVSLALGVGIPIPMLNEELAWFTGVSNEDISMPVKDYGYDYPNGIPREVTRVSFAELRSGEIMVNEKKTATVPVTSHSMSLEVADKLKEWILAGKFLLTEKQDDIPSF
- a CDS encoding DnaA ATPase domain-containing protein; its protein translation is MKESLRQHLLQTCTDEELKRWYDPLSFDYSEENKRLTVGFPHAFFARWFESEIQDKFEAQLNMFLGNGYVVSYKDSDTPERLRGVQVADVVKRIDFPFGQEFTFDTFLINKKNYFPIASAKEVAKQSGSLFNPFIICGPGGSGKTHLLKSVANEIAKKHDYSTIFMGSLEELNSLYSIRFKGDPFKARNHLFEYNFLFIDDFHKIKEHPYFQQELVNIFNHFYDNKKQMVLACREKVTSYDFLDDNLQSRLGWGLIVTLKEPDLEIRVGYIQRQVRAKRLSLSKEQVLTLAQRFTDFRYLQGILLKLFAFKELVKQDLSQKDFEHILANTEEKTTDDLTPKKILSVVAEHFSVHVKDLTGTKRHQHIAHARQVAMYLCRQMLSTSYPALGRAFGGKDHSTVLYSVKKIDQLQEDDFELKQLLKTLKNKCRMS
- the dnaN gene encoding DNA polymerase III subunit beta; translation: MFLKVNRDEIIEGLQKSANIIPAKTGAAFLRTIWLQCENGNLNIMSTDSNLEFMGSYPAALEGEGLAGVQGRAFYDLVKQLKSDQGELTIRTDESDQNVLVEQKARKYKFPVNDPEWFQKFSSFPEDNTVYWSGDFLHEIIDKISFCISDEDSMEAIACIYMVPREKDGNKTVEVCGLNGHQFAMLNFVNDDIYAMLPEEGVLIQKKYLTELKKWLTADEIELAISNKRLFFRTGDKRETFTLPLSYYQYPNYNNFLARLGDDNVSTLEVNRLDLVDALSRVALFNTDSNRCAYFSFADNEVTVSAQGQETGTARESIDATFTGDMARIAFPTRNLIEILNHFASPTVKFTLTGTEAPCGLTGSDDKDYNVIVMPMMIQEETYYTEENA
- the gyrB gene encoding DNA topoisomerase (ATP-hydrolyzing) subunit B, with translation MSEKQYNAESITVLEGLEAVRKRPAMYIGSTDIRGLHHLVYEVIDNSIDEAMAGYCDKIKVTLHMDNSCTVTDNGRGIPVDIHPKEKVPAVQLAMTTLHAGGKFDNDSYKVSGGLHGVGVSCVNALSEFMETTVRRDGKTYRMKFERGHVTHELEEIGPSDATGTTQRFRPDEEIFEVNQFEYDVLRKRFRELAYLNSGLEIEFKDERSGNAETFKFDGGIRQYVQDINSNLNTIGEIVYGEGESENMIVEFALQYTSSYKENTYTFANNIRTIEGGTHLAGYKTALTRAINNYVQNADLPKKLVQKLTGDDVREGLTSVISVKLPDPQFEGQTKTKLGNSEAAGLVAGVIYEKLNTFFEENPKEARFIIEKVVDAARAREAARKARDLVRRKGALSDNALPGKLADCQSKNPADSEIFIVEGDSAGGSAKQGRDPKIQAILPLRGKILNVEKTRLDKMLGNKEIRAMITAFGIGIGHEEEEKDYDKLRYHKVVIMTDADVDGSHIRTLLLTFFFRQYEELINRGHVYIAQPPLFRASKGKFERFIKDEVELDNFLLERIGGDLKVKTAGGAVLEGEGLMDTMAKIRFLRTRFHEAETVGIDAVLYRKLMDFPERISFTYFEEHDPEQFKKDFETNGYRVEIESEHDQELEKDRTYLVFENENGHRTRLAMEFFYSKLYKSAFKTYGELKESCGGFDFALDLKEGEQSVSGFFGLYDAVIEEAHRGWQIQRYKGLGEMNPEQLWETTMNPENRTMLQVTIEDAAAANDIFVDLMGDNVEPRREFIEKNALAVQDLDI
- the gyrA gene encoding DNA gyrase subunit A, whose amino-acid sequence is MSDTITIESELKKSYLEYSLSVIIGRAIPDVRDGLKPVHRRILYAMHDLGNYHNRAYKKSARVVGDVIGKYHPHGDSAVYDALVRMAQDFSMRDMLVDGQGNFGSIDGDSAAAMRYTEVRMAKLCSEFLGDIEKQTVDFTPNYDNTLQEPSVLPTKVPNLLLNGTTGIAVGMATNIPPHNLGELIDGSIHLLDTPDCTIESLMHYIKGPDFPTGGTVFGGQGLIDAYTTGRGSIKIRGVVEVEEARKGHKEAIVIREIPYALNKSTLVEKIAALVHEKKIDGVADLRDESDRKGIRIVLDLKRGAIADIIINSLYKFTPLETSFGINMMAVVGKRPMLLNLKEVLGHFLEHRREVIIRRTKFDLDKCEKRVHILEGLRIALDNIDEVVKLIRASKTPDEAREGLMSRFSLSDVQAKAILDMRLQKLTGLEHDKLLEELAELMKKIEYFKSILSNEEVLKGVIRDELNEIKDNYATPRKSDLLKADLDSIDIEDLIPDEETVITLSRRGYIKRTPLSNYTAQKRGGKGIAGVQTGDGDFIHTFMLTTNHQHLVLFTNFGKMFKIKVHQVPEGSRYAKGGHVNNLLPLDKDENIATCLSLREFEDDKFFLFVTKKGMIKRSSIGLYGNCRTTGIRAVNLRDNDELMTVREIEPDVDCILASRDGSAIRFNINDARPMGRATAGVKGMALRPNDEVVACVVTGEERDQLLTVSEGGYGKRTSIDQYRVQTRGGKGILNMRLTNKTGLVVGARMVSESDDVILLTSQNKVIRMSVAEVSQTRGRATQGVRLVRMDDDNKVVGFDLVMDDDEDLGEVRS